A portion of the Brassica napus cultivar Da-Ae unplaced genomic scaffold, Da-Ae ScsIHWf_419;HRSCAF=648, whole genome shotgun sequence genome contains these proteins:
- the LOC125603877 gene encoding probable pectin methyltransferase QUA2, with protein sequence MSMPLQRGVSGGVRVSDSSDDLRDSQMKDKSEKEGHLTLRFPFAFLFTSNSNTQSTDPYNARTRHRLMLLFLKISLVLIVVLALAGSFWWTISISTTSRGHVYHNYRRLQEQLVSDLLDIGEISAGPTRWKELEYCSVDSENYVPCFNVSESLDRFCGPGGSRQECLVLPPVDYKVPLRWPTGKDVIWYHNVKITADEVLTSGSINKRMMMMDDDQISFRSASPMFDEVEDYSHQIAQMIGIKNDNFIEAGVRTILDIGCGYGSFGAHLLSKQLLTMCIANYEASGSQVQLTLERGLPAMIASFVSTQLPYPSLSFDMLHCSTCGIDWDQKDGLLLVEVDRVLKPGGYFVWTSPLTNARNKEDIKRWNFVHDFADSICWTLLSQQDKTVVWKKTVKTKCYSSRKPGVGPSVCSKGHEVESPYYRPLQMWLGGTRSRRWIPIEGRTRWPNRSNMNKTELSLYGLHPEEVGEDAANWKANVRDYWSLLSPLIFSDHPKRPGDEDPSPPYNMLRNVLDMNAQYGGLNAALLEAKKSVWVMNVAPTAGPNHLPMILDRGFVGVLHDWCEAFPTYPRTYDLVHADNLLSLQMSQRKSSCSLLQILTEVDRLLRPEGWVIIRDTVQLVEAARALTTQLKWEARVIEVESSSDQRLLICQKPFTKRQSI encoded by the exons ATGTCAATGCCACTGCAACGTGGCGTCTCAGGAGGAGTACGAGTTTCCGACAGCAGTGATGATCTCAGAGACTCTCAAATGAAGGACAAGTCAGAAAAGGAAGGCCACTTAACCTTGAGGTTTCCTTTTGCTTTCCTCTTTACCAGCAACAGCAATACTCAATCTACTGATCCTTACAACGCAAGGACCAGACACAGGTTGATGCTTCTCTTTCTCAAGATCAGTTTGGTCCTAATCGTGGTTCTCGCTCTGGCTGGTTCCTTCTGGTGGACGATCTCCATCTCCACCACTTCGAGAGGTCACGTGTACCATAACTACAGGAGATTACAGGAGCAGCTTGTGTCAGACTTGTTGGATATTGGTGAGATCTCTGCTGGTCCCACTAGGTGGAAAGAGCTGGAGTATTGTAGTGTAGACTCTGAGAACTATGTTCCTTGCTTTAACGTTTCCGAGAGTCTTGATCGGTTCTGCGGGCCTGGTGGGTCGAGACAGGAGTGTCTGGTTTTACCACCGGTGGATTATAAGGTTCCTCTTAGGTGGCCTACTGGTAAAGATGTGATATGGTATCATAATGTTAAGATCACTGCTGATGAAGTGTTGACTTCTGGTAGTATCAAcaagaggatgatgatgatggatgaTGATCAGATCTCTTTCCGCTCCGCGTCTCCTATGTTTGATGAGGTTGAAGACTATTCTCATCAGATTGCTCAGATGATTGGGATTAAGAATGATAACTTCATTGAAGCTGGT gtGAGGACTATATTGGATATTGGATGTGGTTATGGTAGCTTTGGAGCACATCTACTCTCAAAACAGCTTTTGACAATGTGCATAGCAAACTATGAAGCCTCTGGTAGCCAAGTTCAGCTAACACTTGAGAGGGGTCTACCTGCTATGATTGCTTCTTTTGTTTCAACGCAGTTGCCGTATCCTTCTCTTTCCTTTGATATGTTGCATTGCTCAACATGTGGCATTGATTGGGACCAGAAAG AcggtcttctccttgtagaagtTGACAGGGTTCTGAAGCCTGGCGGTTACTTTGTTTGGACGTCTCCGCTTACGAATGCTCGTAACAAAGAGGATATAAAGAGATGGAACTTTGTTCATGATTTTGCTGACAGCATCTGTTGGACTCTTTTATCTCAGCAAGACAAGACAGTTGTTTGGAAAAAGACGGTCAAAACCAAATGTTACAGTTCCCG GAAGCCTGGGGTGGGACCTTCTGTGTGTAGCAAAGGACACGAGGTTGAGTCTCCTTATTACAGGCCGCTTCAGATGTGGCTTGGTGGAACACGTAGCAGGAGGTGGATTCCCATTGAAGGCAGGACAAGATGGCCTAACCGGTCTAACATGAACAAAACTGAACTTTCACTATATG GTCTTCACCCGGAGGAGGTTGGAGAAGATGCAGCGAACTGGAAAGCAAACGTAAGAGACTACTGGTCTCTCTTGTCTCCTCTGATATTCTCTGACCACCCCAAGAGACCTGGCGATGAAGATCCGTCTCCTCCTTATAACATGCTCAGAAACGTTTTGGACATGAATGCTCAATACGGTGGGCTCAATGCCGCCTTGTTGGAAGCTAAAAAATCGGTATGGGTCATGAATGTTGCCCCTACAGCTGGACCAAACCACCTCCCAATGATCCTTGACCGAGGCTTTGTTGGCGTCTTGCACGATTG GTGTGAAGCGTTCCCTACTTATCCAAGAACATATGATCTGGTTCATGCAGACAATCTTTTATCCCTTCAGATGAGTCAGCGCAAGAGCTCATGCTCGCTTCTGCAAATATTGACAGAGGTTGATAGATTACTTCGTCCAGAG GGATGGGTGATAATCCGTGACACAGTGCAGCTGGTGGAAGCAGCAAGAGCTTTGACAACGCAGTTGAAGTGGGAGGCTAGAGTTATAGAGGTTGAAAGCAGTAGTGATCAGAGACTTCTCATTTGCCAAAAACCATTTACCAAGCGACAATCAATCTGA